A single Tachypleus tridentatus isolate NWPU-2018 chromosome 9, ASM421037v1, whole genome shotgun sequence DNA region contains:
- the LOC143227551 gene encoding uncharacterized protein LOC143227551: protein MSKLSLLILTLYLLLSSFGDNISHSSNLELKERSPGSLTVLPVSDDSTSGSQNIKNSWRTSAFVHSPTKLADEKSVYKLPRTALSPPVWKPQSNSIERSSISREDPLSVLPSSSSATQPHVWQQNKPHSDFQEKSWDSSFLDGPPTSRKSFQAETFDFSEWRSSNDPLRGFPIRKTVVTTYSRYPLPQDTIVPQTHDPGPSSIWQPRDSEPPSANIWQPRDSEPPSANIWQLRNSEPPSANIWRPRDSEPPSANIWQPRDSEPPSVNIWQPRDSEPSSANIWHPRDPRPHSTNIWQPRDPIPSSANIWHPHNPRPHSISIWKPRDPEPSIIKLQQQSNPPRTFSWQQDPQSKVWTVRDHAARPYDSEPETQVITSTVHRTKIRPQRPRDPQPPPPPSAPVPPIKIIHINQPPTEKTVIIPVPSSSPRDTVFLQPPVRIPRPPDIYPVVYKPTISLEPSVLRIPYLRKRLKLVPKLIGKRSATPSKIQDLWLEVKRIAAKDQPAKTMKALKCLQRRFCDFIVQNSNLEKETCRQNKVEEPVSRVKSVVLTKTLRKLEEAILTATETGVCSKYQCEE, encoded by the exons ATGTCCAAGCTGTCGCTTCTGATATtgacactttatttgctgttgtCAAGTTTCGGTGATAATATTTCTCATTCAAGCAACCTGGAGTTGAAGGAACGGTCACCAGGATCTCTCACTGTCCTTCCAGTGTCTGATGACTCAACTTCAGGATCTCAAAACATCAAGAATTCATGGCGAACATCTGCTTTCGTTCATTCTCCAACAAAACTTGCAGATGAAAAGTCCGTTTATAAATTACCAAGAACTGCTTTAAGTCCACCAGTGTGGAAACCACAATCAAATAGTATAGAAAGGTCTTCCATCTCCAGAGAAGACCCACTTTCTGTATTACCCTCTTCTTCTTCCGCTACACAACCTCATGTTTGGCAACAAAATAAACCCCACTCTGACTTTCAAGAAAAATCTTGGGATTCAAGTTTTTTAGATGGCCCACCTACATCCCGGAAATCATTTCAAGCTGAAACTTTTGACTTTTCTGAATGGCGTTCTTCAAATGACCCACTCAGAGGTTTTCCAATCAGAAAAACAGTTGTGACGACATATTCTAGATATCCATTACCTCAGGATACCATTGTACCACAAACACATGACCCTGGACCTTCCAGTATATGGCAGCCACGTGATTCTGAACCTCCCAGTGCCAACATATGGCAGCCACGTGATTCTGAACCTCCCAGTGCCAACATATGGCAGCTACGTAATTCTGAACCTCCCAGTGCCAACATATGGCGGCCACGTGATTCTGAACCTCCCAGTGCCAACATATGGCAGCCACGTGATTCTGAACCTCCCAGTGTCAACATATGGCAGCCACGTGATTCTGAACCTTCCAGTGCCAACATATGGCATCCACGTGACCCCAGACCTCACAGTACCAACATATGGCAGCCACGTGACCCTATACCTTCCAGTGCCAACATATGGCATCCACATAACCCCAGACCTCATAGTATCAGCATATGGAAGCCGCGTGACCCTGAACCTTCCATTATCAAATTACAGCAACAAAGTAATCCTCCACGTACATTCAGTTGGCAACAAGATCCACAATCAAAAGTTTGGACAGTTCGTGATCACGCCGCTCGACCATATGATTCAGAACCTGAAACACAAGTAATCACATCAACAGTACATCGCACAAAGATCCGACCTCAACGTCCACGTGACCCTCAGCCACCTCCACCACCTTCAGCTCCGGTTCCGCCTATTAAAATCATCCATATAAATCAGCCACCAACGGAAAAAACCGTGATCATTCCTGTTCCATCATCATCGCCAAGAGATACCGTTTTTCTCCAGCCCCCAGTTCGAATCCCTCGACCCCCCGACATTTATCCTGTTGTATACAAACCAACCATATCGCTAGAGCCTAGTGTGTTAAGAATTCCTTACTTGAGGAAGCGACTGAAACTGGTTCCCAAACTCATCGGTAAGCGGTCTGCTACCCCGTCAAAGATTCAAGACCTTTGGCTAGAAGTTAAGCGAATCGCCGCTAAAGACCAGCCGGCTAAAACCATGAAAGCCTTGAAATGTTTGCAAAGACGATTCTGCGATTTTATAGTTCAAAATTCAAACCTAGAAAAAGAAACTTGCAGACAAAACAAAGTAGAGGAACCAGTTTCCCG GGTTAAGTCAGTTGTTCTAACCAAGACTCTAAGGAAACTAGAAGAAGCGATACTGACAGCCACCGAGACTGGTGTGTGTTCTAAGTATCAATGTGAAGAGTGA